CGAGTGATGATGCGACTAAGGCTTTAGAGACCATTTTAAACATCCCCTTAATAAAGGAAGCAGATTTGGATGGGGATGGGGAAAAGGAGATAGTTGGTGCCTATAAAGTAAACAACATTAGTTTTATTATTGTCATAAAATTAATCGAAAATAACTATTATAAAATTGCTGACTTTGAAGGCGATTACGATGATATCTCTTACTTGAATGTAGCTCCAATCACAAAATCAGATAAAGATAATTTAGTAATCGGTTATAACGAAGATGATTCTAATAAACTCTCAGTATTGGATTTTAAAACTGATGGTACAATTAACGAGATTGTTGATCATGATTTATATTTTGATGATATTTGCATCGATAATTTGACCTGTTATCGTAATAAAGATGATCAATCAAAGCCAAATGAAATTGCAATGTGGAAAACAAATGCAAGAGGTAAGGAACAACTAAGTGTCTATCGTTATAAAAAGGGAAAACTTGTACTTGCATTAGATGCCTATAATCATTATAAAGATAAACGACAGACAAGAACAGCTAAAAATACAGGAAATGATTCGGTAACCGATGCACTAGATTCCTTAGACTTAATCGAACCCTATGAAAAAAAAGATATTTTAGGAAAAGATAAGAAGGAGTTATTATGTACCTCAGAAGAGACTATTTCTGAAATGAAAGACAGTGTAAAAACACGTGAGAATAGGGATAACCATCTATATCCTGCTAGACAAAAAACAAAAAAGGGTATTAAATGGGGATATATAAATAATCAGGGTAAATTTGAAATAAAACCAACTTATGAAACAGCCTTTGACTTTGATGAATCTGGTTTAGCAGTTGTTCAGAAAGAACGTAATTGGGGTGTCATTAATAAGAAAGGAAACTTCGTGATCAAGCCAAAGTTTCAAGGATTGTCACCGTTTATAGAGAAGCGAGCAGTTGCAATTGACAAAGAAGGATTTAATCTGATTAATCTAGAGGGTAAAGTATTAACAAACCGAGCTTATGATTACATGAATCCTCCTTCGAATGAACGGGTGCTTGTTACAGTAAAGGGAAATGGTGCACAGTTTGATTATGGTTACCTTGATATGCAGGGAGAAGAAGTGATTCCACCACAATTTGATATGGCGACTGACTTTCACAATCAGAAAGCGATTGTAAGGGTCGACAAGAATACATTTGCATTAATTGACAAACAGGGAAATACACTTCATCAATATAATGGATTTTATATTGGTGAACTCAATAACAATCGTTTAGTTTATCAAAAAGAACAAGGATCTCCGTTTGGGTATTTGAATGAAAAGGGAGACGTTGCTATTAAACCGCAATTCAAAATGGGATTCCCATTTGTGGATCAGGTTGCAATCGTTGCTGTACAAGAAGGAGAAAGGCGATATCTAGGTGTTATTGACAAGCAGGGTAATTATGTTCTAAAACCAGAATATAATGACATGTTCCCACTTTATAAAAACAGGTTAGCAGTTGGTAAGGCTAGAGATCCTAAACGTCCGTACTTAGGATCTAAATATGCTATAGCAGATACATCAGGTAACATGCTAACTGACTATAAATTTAGTAATGTAACACCCTTTGAAGAAAAGTATGCATCTGCATACGATGAACAACAAACCTATTTTATAAATAAACAGGGAAAAAAAGTGTCAAGCCTTCCTGTCTTAGAAGGAACGGGTTATTTATCATTTGCAAATAGCCTAATCCTTGCTGAAATAGATAATCGAATGCTTTACCTAGACAAGGATGGAACAATAGTTTGGGAACAAAAATCTACAATCGATATTTCACAGGACGTCAGAGTTAAAGATGAGAAGTTTAAACATAGTAAAGATCATATTGTGTATTATCCTCAGTTCAAAGGAATGGACAACAAAAAGGTACAAGAAAACATGAATAATCGACTTCAAAAGCTAGGTGTTGTGAAACGAAATCAAAACCAGTTTGAAGAATATGATTATAACTATTACAGTGATTACAGCGTAATTAGTGTAAATAATGATTTGGTTGAATTAGAGTTTAATAGCTATAACTTGGTGAATGGACAACAGAGAGGTGTTCCGTTCAGATATAATGCTCATGTAGATATAGGAACTGGTAAATTTTATGAATTAAGTGATTTATTTAAGCCAGAGAGTGATTATGTCACGAAAATCAGTAAGGAGATAAAGGAACAAATCGAATTTGCAGGTGACGCGTTAGGTATTTATAAGGAAGCGTATAAAGGAATTGACTTTAATCAACCGTTCTACATTGATGGAGAAGACCTTTATATTTATTTTTATATCTACTCAATAGCGCCTAAAGATGCAGGATATCCTACCTTTAGAATACCACTTAGTAAACTTGATGACATCATCGATCATAAGGGAGACTTCTATGCAGCTCTTAAAGGCTATCGAGTTCTATAATAAATATTTAATCATACAATTATCCAAAAAACCAGGTTACTCGTAGGTGAGTCCTGGTTTTTTAGTTTTAATTTATACTTAATAAATAAATTGTAAAAAAGTAGTAGTAAGTACTTGATACTATGAGAAAATAGATTATAATCATTATAAAACATGTATTAGGAGGGTTACGATGAGTATAGAACTGAACACGTTTGAAAATCTTGAATTATTCAAAGAACGAGAACGATCTTTTTTATACAACAAAGAGATTATTAACGGATTGATGATTGGATTATTAGAACGATTAGAACATGATTTAGAGATCAATTATATGGCAGAGATTGTAAAGGATGGAGAACCTATAGTAGTGATTCTACAAACGCATCCGAAACAAGCGATATTCGCATATGCTGACGAAATCAAAAGCAAGGACCTAAAAGAGGCAGCACGTTTAATCGTAAATGACTATCCTGAGTTACCTGGTGTAATCGGAGAACGAGACATTACATTAGAGCTAGGAGCGTATATAGCGAGGCTTAGGGACCGTGATTCTGTGATTGCTATGAAGCAACGTATTTATAGACTAGATCAAGTGGAACAACCTGCTGATTTTAGTGGTGCGACATTTAAAAAAGTAAGCATGGAAGATAACGATTTAGTTGCCGATTTTATTTGTGACTTTTTTATTGTTGCGGGTGAAGAGATAAACAAAGAAGAAGCGTTGAAAAAAGCAAAACAAAACATTGAATCAGGTTACTTATATGGATGGTATGTTGATGACAAACTCGTATCAATTTGTAATTCAAGTAGAAAAACAAAAACCGCGAGAACGGTTAGTCTGGTGTATACACCAAAAGAGGAACGTAAGAAAGGCTATGCTTCAAATCAAGTGGCGGCTTTCTCACAGCTTTTATTAGACGAGGGTAATCAAACCTGTGTACTCTATACGGATCTTAAAAATAAAACATCAAACAAAATCTATCAAGCAATCGGTTACAAACCGGTATGTGATTCAATACTGATTCATTTAAAATAGTGTAGTGGTAATCATCATAAATCTATTATTTAAAATAATTGAATAGAAGAAACTAACGTAATTTTGTAATAATCTGTCATATCTACTAGACATTCGTCATATTATTATAGTGACATAACTATGAGTTACTTACATACGACCAGCCTTTCATTATAAGGATCCCCATCCCTTGAGCACTCTTTAGGGAGTGCTCTTTCTTTTTTTGAGAAGTGCTTTTATGATAGTTACTATTTAATGTGATTAAAAACCTAAATATTACGCCTAACTAATTGATTTGTTTAGGCAAACTGCACTCTGCTCCGTATGATATAGTGAATGATAAATTTACTATGAAAATGGGGCGTTTTTATATGGAAAAAGATGAATTTTTAAAACATTTAATAAAGGGGTATTTGCCGGAGGGTGCGACCTTACTTGTAATGGATCAACCCTATGATTATAAAATGATTGGATCAGGGAGTCTTGATGAGGATGATGTGAAAGAAGTCGTAGCAGCATATGAGTTTAATAATCACTGTTATATACTTATTTTAAAATACACGGATCAAAAATGGAATGTTATAGAGACAATCGATATGGGAGAGTATGAGGTGTCTTATCTCAAAGTCGCTTCCGTAACTTCAAAAACAAAAAGCAGTATTATCTTGGGACTAAAGCTTAATAACAACTGTTCGAAACTACAAATTATTGATTATACCAAAAATAATACATTTAAGAAGTTAATCAATCAGGATATAATCTATAATGAAATAGATGTTTACGATATGGAGGGCGAGAAGTCTACTGATGGTAAGGTAGAAATTGCATTGTGGAAGAAAGATGAAAAGGAAGCTTACGATGTAAACATATATAGATGGAGTAAAACACAGTTGACTTATGCAATTGATGTTTATAAATCGTACTTTAAGACCGTAATGAAGTACTATAGAGATTTAGTTGATCGTGAACCTGATGAATCGATTTATTGGTTTTATCTAGCGTTAGCTTACTTGAAGTTAGATCAAAAAGATCATGCTATAAAGTCTATAGATAAAGCCTTGATGTTAGAGAATCCTTATCCTTCCGAGTCTTATTTGAAATCATTGAAAGATATGACAACTCGTAGAGGAATGAATAGGGCATTAAAACTATACCCGGCATCAAAACGAACCACATCGGGTACAAAGTGGGGGTATATTAATCAAGATGGAAAGTTTGTGATCAAACCAATCTATCAAAATACAAAAGAATTTGATAAATTTACAGGGCTCGCGGTTGTTAAAGAAGATTCTTATTTAGGTTTGATTGATCGATTCGGAAACTATGTGATTAAACCTAAGTTTCTAGAAATCAATGGATTTAGTGAAGGCTTAGCCATCGTAGTTGATGAAGAGGGTTTTAAGGTAACCGATGAAACCGGAACAATTATCACAAATCAGGTCTACGATTTCATCGGTAACTACAGTGAGAAGCGGGCAGTTTTTCGTATTACTAGTGATGAAGGTGAGGCCTTATATGGGTATCTTGATGAACAAGGAAACGAAGTGATTGAAGCGAGTTACTTAGATGCAAATGATTTCTATGAGGAAAGAGCAGTTGTTAAAATTGAAGATAATCAATTTGGACTTATTACACCAAAGAATCAGGTGATTGAACGCTATGATTATAATTACGTAGGCCCTTATGCTTCAGAGGATAAATTAATATTTAAAAAAGACAAATCAAAAAAGTATGGCTATATAAGCACTGCAGGAGCGATTGTTTTACCAGCAACGTACAGTGACGCTAATCCATTTAAGGACAGCCGAGCTATTGTAAACATGTCATCAAAAAAGAATAAGTATGGAGTTATTAATTCAAAAGGAGACTTTGTCATTAAGCCAGAATACTTTGAACTTAAGAATTTAGGTGAGGGGCGCTTTGCAGTAGGAAAAGCGATTGATGACGATCAGCCTTATCGTGGAACGCGTTATGCAATAGCAGATCAAGACGGCAACTTCTTGACAAACTTCACTTATTACAATGTATCAGATTATAAGGATTGGATTGCCACGGCCTACGATGTACGCGATACATTCTTTATTAATATGAGTGGTGGTGTAATGAGCGCTCTGCCAATTGTTGTGGGTAGCGGTACCTTAGACTATCTTAATCAATTAATTAAGGCAGAAGTTGATTATAGAACCTCTTATTTAACTCCAAGGGATGACATCATTTATGAGCAGAATAAAGAAGTACCATTATCCAAACGAAAAACATTTGTCGTAGAAGAGAAGTATAGACCAAATATGGACTATCTCGTATACTATCCACAAATTAAAGGGTTACCCAATCATCTAACAGAACAAATTGTGAACGAACGACTCGAAGAAGAAAGTAAGGCAGATGAAGCGGTGCCAAGCGACATGCTACTCAATTATACATTATATGGCGATTTTGAAATCATATTTAATCATAAACAATTGGTCACGATTGTAATTACGACCTATAAATATGAATTTGGTAGTGCACACGGAGTAACAGAACAGTTCTATGCCCATATAGACCTTAAAACAGGACGGTTTTATAAACTAGGGGATTTATTTAAAAAGAATAGTGACTATAAAGGTAAGATTGAAACGATGATAAAAGAACAGGTCGAAGAAACGGAACAGTATGATTATGTGTTTGAAGATGCTGACTTTTTCATTAAAGATGATCAGATATTCGCCTTAGATCAAAATACATTGACCATTTATTATAAACCTTATGAGATTGCACCGTATGTAGCAGGATTTCCTTCCTTTACAGTACCATTTAGTGACATAGATTCTATAATTAATAAGAAAGGTGAATTTTACAAATCGTTTAATTAAAAAAATGAGACACTTTATGAACAGATTTATCATAAACTAGTATAGTTTGGTAACTATCTTTGAGGATGCACCGAATTTAAATTGTGCATTCTCTTTTTAATGAGAAAAATTTTGTTATGTGAAATAAGTATAAAATTATGGAAAATCGATCATATGTCTTTAAAATAAAGGGAAAACAGTTTATAATAAGAATAGTAAATGATGTCGATATTTGTACGGTGAAAACACAAGAAAAAATATGTTATTTATAGTATAATTATAAATAAGATTTCATATATGTTTATTATGGACTTTTATATGTAAATACACAAATAATCTACAGACGAAACTAAACGATAAACTAGGGGGTATACTATGTACGATTTTGATGTACAAGTTAAAACGAAACCGAAAGGTGATTTCCTCATTGTAACGAGCAACAATGATGTGATCTATTTTAAAGTAGAAAACGAAGAACCAGAACAAAAGGATTTAGATGAAATTGTAGATTTAATTCGTGACGAATTAACTACAAGTCAAGATGTATGCTAACTTAAATTAATTAAATAGTTATAAATAAACCATATCGTATACACATCTGTGTGTCGGTATGTTTTTTTTTGCATAAATTCATAACATGGTAAAATTATCCAGTAATATTTGTTATAATAGTTATAAATGAAAAAAATAGTGGAGGGTAATTATGGCGAATGTATGGAATGGAACGAACATACGGTTACGTCCTGTTATGGAAAGTGACTTAGATGGATACTTCAATGTAAAGAATGTGGACACGGATATACAACGGTTAGCAGGTAGCGTTTCGTTTCCGTTAAGACAAAGTCAGATGGAATCGTTCATTGAACGTGTTACAAGTAAAGATGGCTCGGATGATGTCTTTTATTTCATAATCGAAGACAAAGACGGGAACGTAGTCGGTGATTTGAATACGTCTGATTGTAATAGGCGAAGTGGAACTTTTAAATATGGATTAGCAATTAATAAAGAATACTGGAGTAAGGGATTCGGTAGCGAGGCTGTTCAGATGGTTTTAAATTATTATTTTAATGAGCTTCGTTATCAAAAGGTAACGGTGTCTGTATACTCATTCAATGAACAGTCATGCGGATTTCATAAAAAGCTAGGATTCAAAGAAGAAGGCCTTCTTAGACGCATGGCATATGTAAATGGAAAATATCATGATGAAGTTATTCTAGGTATGACGGCTGAGGAGTTTAATGCGTTAAAGTGATGGAGTTAACTTAAAAATGTTCCTTGGTATGTCTAATATTAATATAAAAAAGCTTAATTTAAGGTGTGTGCCCTAAATTAAGCTTTAACTATATGTGTGATGTTATTTACTCATTTCGATCAGTAATATGTATGATGTTATTTACTCATTTCGATCAGTAATATGTGTGATGTTATTTACTCATTTCGATCAGTAATATGTGTGATGTTATTTACTCATTTCAATCAGTAATACCTGTAACGTTATATACTCATTTCAATCAGTAGTATATGCGTGTCTTCCTTTGCTTGAATTGTAACGGATTCTTCTACAATTTCAAGTGCATCACGCGCATCTAGTAGGGTTTCATTTCCATTGCAAACTCCCTCAAGTAAGACCATATAAGCCTGTCGACCGTTTTCTACTTTAAAGTCAATGTCTTTACCTTGTTCTAGTGATAATGAGTAGATGTTTGCATCTTGATTAATCTTAATGGGTGCATCACCAGATTTTGGTGATACCATATGTAGCCAATTATTTTTACGCTCATCAAACTTAAAGCGAAAATCCCCATAATTCGGTTTATGACCTTTACGATCTGGATGAATCCACAACTGGATTAACCGAAGTGGTTCGTTTGCCATATTGTGCTCACTGTGGTAGACACCTGTTCCTGCACTCATATATTGAACATGACCTCGTGTAATCGCTTGACTGTTTCCCATGCTATCTTGATGGGTAAGTTCTCCATCAATGACATATGTGATAATTTCCATATCGTTATGAGGATGCGTATCGAATCCTGTTTGTGCTTCGATCATGTCATCATTTAGAACTCGTAACACACCGAAATTCATATTAGCAGGATTGTAGTAATTCGCAAAGGAAAAATGGTATAATGTTTTTAACCAACCTAAATCATTGTTTCCCATTAATTTATGATCAATTTTTCTTAACATGTGCTTCACCTCGCTTATAGATTGACTCAAATGAAATAATAACAGAGCCTTTAACCTGTTACTCAGTCTTTCCGGAAATGATGTTCAATAAACAGGTTTTATAATACCTATCTTTAGTATACCTCAATCATTTTAGAATAAAAAATAAAATGCCTAATTTGAGCTTGGAGTTGATCATGATGAAGTATTTTAGTGTTAGTGACATTCATGGGTGTTACAAGGAACTGAGAGAAGCACTAAGTGAAGCGGGATTTGATCCAAATAATAAGAATCATAAACTTATTGTCTGTGGTGATTTGTTTGATCGCGGTGATGAGCATGTGAATGTGTACTACTATTTAAAGGAGCTAGTTAATAAAGACAGGGCTATTGTCATAAAGGGAAACCACGAATTATTTTTTAAGGATCTTATATATGGTGAAGAGCGTAGTCATCGAAGTATAAACTTTAATATAAAGCACAATGGGTTTGGAAAGACGCTCAGTGATTTTACAGGGATTCCTGAGGCTGAACTGACTCAGTACTCTATAACGGAACTTGCTACTGCATTCAATAAAAGACATCCTGGATTCCTAAATTGGATTCACGAACTCCAATTCTATTATGAAACCGAGAGTTATGTGTTTACTCATGCAGGAATAGACATCGACACGGACGACTGGAAAACAGGTAATTGGGAGAAACAGGTTTGGCAGGATTTAAGGATTTATCAGCATTTTAACTTACATGACGTTGGTTTCGATAAGAAACTTGTAATGGGTCATTATCCTACTCATCACTTTGATGCGAACAATGAAATTTATAAACATCCAGATCATCAAAAAATTTTTATAGACGGTGGATGTGTGTATTTTGAGGAAAGTACGATTAACGTTTTAATACTAGACGATTGTGAAATGGATACGAGGTGAGTAAAATGAACGAAACCGTTACGATTAGAAAAGCGCGTAAAGACGATGCAGAGGAAATTTTAAAACTAGTTGATCAAGTATTTGGAGAAAGCACTAATTTTCCTAACACACCAGAAGAATTTGATATAACGGTCGAACAGGAAGAAGAATACATTGAGAAGATGTCATTATTTTTAGTGGCAGTCATAGATGATCGGATGATCGGTTCGCTAACATTAGATAAGGGTCCTTATAAGAAGTCACATCACACTGCTTTACTAGGTATTACGATATTAGAAGGGTACACGAGTATGAAGATTGGGTCCAAGATGTTAGAGGATACAATTAAGTGGTGCAAAGAGAACGGGATTAAAAAAATTAATTTAGAGGTATT
This Haloplasma contractile SSD-17B DNA region includes the following protein-coding sequences:
- a CDS encoding GNAT family N-acetyltransferase, with the protein product MSIELNTFENLELFKERERSFLYNKEIINGLMIGLLERLEHDLEINYMAEIVKDGEPIVVILQTHPKQAIFAYADEIKSKDLKEAARLIVNDYPELPGVIGERDITLELGAYIARLRDRDSVIAMKQRIYRLDQVEQPADFSGATFKKVSMEDNDLVADFICDFFIVAGEEINKEEALKKAKQNIESGYLYGWYVDDKLVSICNSSRKTKTARTVSLVYTPKEERKKGYASNQVAAFSQLLLDEGNQTCVLYTDLKNKTSNKIYQAIGYKPVCDSILIHLK
- a CDS encoding WG repeat-containing protein, encoding MEKDEFLKHLIKGYLPEGATLLVMDQPYDYKMIGSGSLDEDDVKEVVAAYEFNNHCYILILKYTDQKWNVIETIDMGEYEVSYLKVASVTSKTKSSIILGLKLNNNCSKLQIIDYTKNNTFKKLINQDIIYNEIDVYDMEGEKSTDGKVEIALWKKDEKEAYDVNIYRWSKTQLTYAIDVYKSYFKTVMKYYRDLVDREPDESIYWFYLALAYLKLDQKDHAIKSIDKALMLENPYPSESYLKSLKDMTTRRGMNRALKLYPASKRTTSGTKWGYINQDGKFVIKPIYQNTKEFDKFTGLAVVKEDSYLGLIDRFGNYVIKPKFLEINGFSEGLAIVVDEEGFKVTDETGTIITNQVYDFIGNYSEKRAVFRITSDEGEALYGYLDEQGNEVIEASYLDANDFYEERAVVKIEDNQFGLITPKNQVIERYDYNYVGPYASEDKLIFKKDKSKKYGYISTAGAIVLPATYSDANPFKDSRAIVNMSSKKNKYGVINSKGDFVIKPEYFELKNLGEGRFAVGKAIDDDQPYRGTRYAIADQDGNFLTNFTYYNVSDYKDWIATAYDVRDTFFINMSGGVMSALPIVVGSGTLDYLNQLIKAEVDYRTSYLTPRDDIIYEQNKEVPLSKRKTFVVEEKYRPNMDYLVYYPQIKGLPNHLTEQIVNERLEEESKADEAVPSDMLLNYTLYGDFEIIFNHKQLVTIVITTYKYEFGSAHGVTEQFYAHIDLKTGRFYKLGDLFKKNSDYKGKIETMIKEQVEETEQYDYVFEDADFFIKDDQIFALDQNTLTIYYKPYEIAPYVAGFPSFTVPFSDIDSIINKKGEFYKSFN
- a CDS encoding GNAT family N-acetyltransferase, yielding MNETVTIRKARKDDAEEILKLVDQVFGESTNFPNTPEEFDITVEQEEEYIEKMSLFLVAVIDDRMIGSLTLDKGPYKKSHHTALLGITILEGYTSMKIGSKMLEDTIKWCKENGIKKINLEVFETNLRAIGLYRKFGFIEEGRRQKEYKVNEQYIDNILMAKFL
- a CDS encoding metallophosphoesterase, with the protein product MKYFSVSDIHGCYKELREALSEAGFDPNNKNHKLIVCGDLFDRGDEHVNVYYYLKELVNKDRAIVIKGNHELFFKDLIYGEERSHRSINFNIKHNGFGKTLSDFTGIPEAELTQYSITELATAFNKRHPGFLNWIHELQFYYETESYVFTHAGIDIDTDDWKTGNWEKQVWQDLRIYQHFNLHDVGFDKKLVMGHYPTHHFDANNEIYKHPDHQKIFIDGGCVYFEESTINVLILDDCEMDTR
- a CDS encoding pirin family protein, with the translated sequence MLRKIDHKLMGNNDLGWLKTLYHFSFANYYNPANMNFGVLRVLNDDMIEAQTGFDTHPHNDMEIITYVIDGELTHQDSMGNSQAITRGHVQYMSAGTGVYHSEHNMANEPLRLIQLWIHPDRKGHKPNYGDFRFKFDERKNNWLHMVSPKSGDAPIKINQDANIYSLSLEQGKDIDFKVENGRQAYMVLLEGVCNGNETLLDARDALEIVEESVTIQAKEDTHILLIEMSI
- a CDS encoding WG repeat-containing protein, with translation MCKKSVFSDELKYFMPEEAELIEVTEHKKNDKPSDDATKALETILNIPLIKEADLDGDGEKEIVGAYKVNNISFIIVIKLIENNYYKIADFEGDYDDISYLNVAPITKSDKDNLVIGYNEDDSNKLSVLDFKTDGTINEIVDHDLYFDDICIDNLTCYRNKDDQSKPNEIAMWKTNARGKEQLSVYRYKKGKLVLALDAYNHYKDKRQTRTAKNTGNDSVTDALDSLDLIEPYEKKDILGKDKKELLCTSEETISEMKDSVKTRENRDNHLYPARQKTKKGIKWGYINNQGKFEIKPTYETAFDFDESGLAVVQKERNWGVINKKGNFVIKPKFQGLSPFIEKRAVAIDKEGFNLINLEGKVLTNRAYDYMNPPSNERVLVTVKGNGAQFDYGYLDMQGEEVIPPQFDMATDFHNQKAIVRVDKNTFALIDKQGNTLHQYNGFYIGELNNNRLVYQKEQGSPFGYLNEKGDVAIKPQFKMGFPFVDQVAIVAVQEGERRYLGVIDKQGNYVLKPEYNDMFPLYKNRLAVGKARDPKRPYLGSKYAIADTSGNMLTDYKFSNVTPFEEKYASAYDEQQTYFINKQGKKVSSLPVLEGTGYLSFANSLILAEIDNRMLYLDKDGTIVWEQKSTIDISQDVRVKDEKFKHSKDHIVYYPQFKGMDNKKVQENMNNRLQKLGVVKRNQNQFEEYDYNYYSDYSVISVNNDLVELEFNSYNLVNGQQRGVPFRYNAHVDIGTGKFYELSDLFKPESDYVTKISKEIKEQIEFAGDALGIYKEAYKGIDFNQPFYIDGEDLYIYFYIYSIAPKDAGYPTFRIPLSKLDDIIDHKGDFYAALKGYRVL
- a CDS encoding GNAT family N-acetyltransferase, with product MANVWNGTNIRLRPVMESDLDGYFNVKNVDTDIQRLAGSVSFPLRQSQMESFIERVTSKDGSDDVFYFIIEDKDGNVVGDLNTSDCNRRSGTFKYGLAINKEYWSKGFGSEAVQMVLNYYFNELRYQKVTVSVYSFNEQSCGFHKKLGFKEEGLLRRMAYVNGKYHDEVILGMTAEEFNALK